Proteins found in one Candidatus Methylacidiphilales bacterium genomic segment:
- a CDS encoding protein phosphatase 2C domain-containing protein has translation MNPSASETPLSLTWSAITHTGKVRSNNEDSFLGLALDAEGVAYLGKEGQGNFGLRDYVFAVSDGMGGARAGEFASRITVEKVTRLLPRGFRAAAAGQEVGFTDLYQELFGEIHRALDYLGSQYEECRGMGATLSLAWFSPRRMRFSHLGDSRIYFLPAEGGIQQITHDHTHIGWQRRNDKITEREARSHPGKNSLQKALGAGHQFIEPQTGALDWKAGDLFLLCTDGLIDGLWDRQIERLLREPDEQERLLPPALRLQQRALDNSGRDNITALVIEATAG, from the coding sequence ATGAACCCCAGCGCCTCCGAAACCCCCCTTTCCCTGACTTGGTCCGCCATCACCCATACGGGAAAAGTCCGTTCCAACAACGAGGACTCCTTTCTTGGCCTGGCCCTGGACGCTGAGGGCGTGGCCTACTTGGGAAAAGAGGGACAAGGAAACTTCGGCCTGAGGGATTATGTCTTCGCCGTGAGTGATGGCATGGGGGGCGCCCGTGCCGGGGAATTCGCCAGCCGCATCACGGTGGAAAAAGTCACCAGACTCCTCCCCCGCGGCTTCCGCGCCGCCGCCGCCGGACAGGAAGTGGGTTTCACCGACCTTTACCAGGAATTGTTCGGCGAGATCCACCGTGCGTTGGATTACCTGGGTTCGCAATACGAGGAATGTCGCGGCATGGGGGCGACCCTGAGCCTGGCCTGGTTTTCGCCCAGGCGGATGCGTTTCAGCCACCTGGGAGACAGCCGGATCTACTTCCTGCCGGCGGAGGGGGGTATCCAGCAGATCACCCACGACCACACCCACATCGGCTGGCAACGCCGCAACGACAAAATCACCGAGCGCGAGGCCCGCTCCCACCCGGGGAAAAACTCCCTCCAAAAGGCCCTCGGCGCCGGACACCAGTTCATCGAACCCCAGACCGGCGCGTTGGATTGGAAGGCGGGCGATCTCTTCCTGCTCTGCACCGATGGATTGATCGACGGACTCTGGGACCGCCAGATTGAACGGCTTTTGCGCGAACCCGATGAACAGGAACGCCTCCTTCCCCCGGCGCTCCGCCTTCAGCAACGGGCCCTCGACAATTCCGGCCGCGACAACATCACCGCCCTGGTCATCGAAGCCACGGCCGGATGA